A single window of Malus sylvestris chromosome 5, drMalSylv7.2, whole genome shotgun sequence DNA harbors:
- the LOC126623342 gene encoding protein phosphatase 1 regulatory inhibitor subunit PPP1R8 homolog: MYGRAGLDRFKKAQSLEPFSVNSNPNPNSPSKSTPKPFPSHSHQPPLPPHFPLPLAPPDTAPLVELGQTHQNHLTQLGSGQSTWRPPDWAIDPRPGVYSLEVLKDSQVLDRIALDRRRNIFGRQSQTCDFVLDHQSVSRQHAVVVPHKNGSIYVIDLGSAHGTFVANERVTKDTPVELEVGQSLRFAASTRTYVLRKNDAALFPRPPPPEEVNLPPPPDPSDEDAVVAYNTLLNRNGLTRPDVVPKSRKSSDSAGAKGDNQQPERPSKRIRKARVSFRDQVGGELVEVVGISDGVDVETEPGPVGVKEGSLVGKYESLVQITVIPKGKEQLYVKEGNSSQKGMTEKLQEVLNRVKTAPKGGIYDDLYGESFSGKVGSPWAYPSSVDSSSGRGSPSRDTDGKALSVNHGTNSSHVDDDEDDLFGD, encoded by the exons ATGTACGGTAGAGCGGGCCTTGATCGATTTAAGAAAGCTCAGTCCTTGGAACCCTTCTCTGTCAATTCCAATCCCAATCCCAATTCCCCTTCCAAATCCACTCCCAAGCCCTTTCCTTCACACTCCCATCAACCCCCCCTCCCTCCCcatttccctcttcctcttgcACCGCCCGATACCGCCCCTCTTGTTGAGTTGGGTCAGACCCACCAGAACCATCTCACTCAGCTTGGTTCGGGTCAGTCCACGTGGAGGCCCCCTGACTGGGCAATCGACCCTCGTCCCGGTGTCTATTCTCTCGAGGTTCTCAAGGATAGTCAGGTTCTTGATCGCATTGCCCTTGATAGGCGTCGCAACATCTTTGGCCGCCAATCTCAAACTTGTGACTTTGTGCTTGATCATCAGTCCGTTTCCCGCCAGCATGCTGTGGTTGTTCCTCACAAGAATGGAAG CATATATGTAATTGATTTGGGATCTGCACATGGTACTTTTGTTGCAAATGAAAGAGTGACTAAAGATACCCCTGTTGAGCTTGAAGTGGGCCAGTCTTTGAGATTTGCTGCATCAACTAGAACTTATGTCTTGAGAAAGAATGACGCAGCTCTTTTTCCTCGTCCTCCACCACCTGAAGAGGTTAATCTGCCACCACCTCCTGATCCGTCTGATGAAGACGCTGTTGTGGCTTATAATACGCTTCTAAATCGTAATGGTCTGACCAGGCCTGACGTAGTCCCTAAGTCCCGCAAGTCTAGTGACTCAGCAGGCGCAAAAGGAGACAACCAGCAGCCAGAGAGGCCCTCTAAGAGAATTAGGAAGGCAAGAGTATCATTCAGGGATCAAGTTGGAGGAGAGCTGGTTGAAGTAGTTGGGATTTCAGATGGTGTGGACGTAGAAACTGAACCTGGTCCAGTAGGTGTAAAAGAAGGAAGTCTTGTCGGGAAATATGAATCCCTTGTGCAGATTACAGTAATCCCCAAAGGGAAGGAACAATTATATGTCAAGGAAGGCAATTCTTCCCAGAAAGGCATGACTGAAAAATTACAGGAGGTCTTAAATAGagtcaaaactgctccaaagggTGGGATTTATGATGACCTTTATGGAGAATCTTTTTCTGGCAAAGTGGGTTCGCCATGGGCATATCCTTCTTCTGTGGACTCAAGCAGTGGACGAGGCTCTCCAAGTAGAGATACTGATGGGAAGGCATTAAGTGTAAACCATGGAACTAACTCAAGTCACGTTGATGATGACGAAGATGATTTGTTTGGTGATTGA